The Aricia agestis chromosome 8, ilAriAges1.1, whole genome shotgun sequence genomic sequence TATCGTGGTGGGAAGCCGTTTTCTTCTCCCTAGGAGTGGTATTCTGCAGCATGGTCAATGTGATGGTTCAACATCCTTTCATGATGGGTGCGATGCATATAGGCATGAAGATGCGTGTGGGAATATGCAGTCTTATTTATAGGAAGGTACGGACAGCTCCATGATATGACGAGAAAACCAAGATGTTAAAAAGTAACTCAGGAAAGAAACTAATTTGTGTAATTTTCAGACACTAAGAGTGAATCTTCGAGCAATGTCGGAAACCCGAGGTGGATCGGTAGTAAATCTCTTGGCAAATGACGTTAACCGTTTCGATACGGGTCCATTATTTATACATTATCTCTGGATAGGGCCTATTGAAACCCTGGTGCGTATTATTTTACTTGATGAGATCAGAGATGCCACCAATATTCAATCCTCTAAATTGTAAGTATTTTTTCAGATAGTCACGTTTTACATTTATAGGGAGCTAGGAATGCCAGCAGTATATGGAGTTTGTATGATTTTAATCGTTATGCCTTTCCAAAGTAAGTAGATCCTTTATTTATCAAACTAAGATAGGTATTGGATTTTAACAAAAATGGAATACTTTTGATGGGTTTTGACAATATTTTAGCTTATCTGGGTTTTAAGACTGCGTATTTTAGAAGGAAAACAGCGCAGAAATCAGACGAAAGGGTTCGGTTGATGGAGGAAATAATAATGGGCATAGAGGTCATCAAGATGTATACATGGGAGCAGCCGTTTCGAAAAGTTATTGACTCTGTGAGACGGTAAGTCACAGACAGCAGTTGGCAAGAGAGGTTTCTGGAGAAATAAATGGGGCGGTCCATATTATGGCGACTGCTGCAatctatttaaaataagttGGCTTGTTTTCATCTTCTCTTTTTATTTTAGGGAGGAAATTCGCTACATCAAGCTGACTTCATACATCCGTGGGATAGTGATGTCGTTCATAATGTTTACGTCTCGGTTTAGCATATTCATCACTGTTCTTTTATACGTTATGTACGTTCAGAGAATTACTGTTGAAAGTGTATTCTTCCTCACTTGCTTCTACAACATCATCAAACAAACTATGACGTTGTATTTCCCGCAAGCTGTTGGACAGGTTTGTTGCTCTTAACTTACAAAAGGCTCAAAGTAATGTTTATACTATAACATTATATATATCTTTTTAAAGTTACCAGAATTAGGTAGATATACCAGAAATTGGCAAAGAAATTTTTGGTCAATGGTAATGTCAAATTGAGTTCCTATTCTTGGTGATTATACTTGCAACAATATTAGCTATATTGTTGGCCATGCAAAATACTTCGGAAATACACAAAACAATAGTCGTAGaattattacttattgttaTCGTCAtgtgaataataaatattagaaCACGTGCCATACACAAATTGCTAAAGATGTTTCTACGAATCGTAGACCCAACCATGCCTGGATCATTGGTTCAAATATCATCTACGTGCCTATTCCTTTTTTTAACGTTTAGGTGTTACTTCAGATTGCAGAGTTAGACGTAGCTGTTCAGAGAATCAGAGATTTTCTAATCAGCGAGGAGTGTCTCCTACCTTACCGTAAGGATTCGACGATAACCCACATGAAATCCAAACCAAAACGGCCGAAAAAACGAGTAACCATTTCAGGTAAGAAACAAGTGTTTTTTGCTTTGCGACTGTGGCTACAACTAGTgtcacaatcctgcatcgaCCGTAATTCaattcttatatttattttagaaaatccAAAATTGGGACACACTCAAAAAGCAAGCACTTCAAAATACAAACTGAAAGAAGAAGGTAGAGAGCTGTTCCTGTATTTTTTGGGAGACttctaaaaatcttaaattttacCGATCTACAAATCACGTAACAAGACAAGTTTTCAATGCGAGCACTATAATGATGTAGCTGATAATGTTTTTAGAAACCGATCAAAAGGACATCGCAATAAAGCTGCAAAATGCAAGCAGTCGGTGGTTGAAATCATCGTCAAAGGATGATGTAGCGAATGTAACATTGAATGTAAGAATATATTCTTAAAACCTATACACTGTATACAGTACCTATACGGCTTTAATAGGTACAAATTACGAGTAATTAAAAACACTTGTTGGAATTTAAACTTCTTCTAAAATACTACCTAATAGAATCTAGCTTCAAGTGTTTGTTGTTTAAATTTACGCAGATTTATCAAAAATCCCTTACGATTGTCATTGGAGCTGTCGGATCAGGAAAGTCTACATTGTTGCACATGATGCTCAAAGAATTGCCATGCTTAAAGGGGAGTGTGGAAGTTTTGGGAAACGTCAGCTACGCCAGTCAAGATCCTTGGCTTTTTGTCGGTAACTTTTGTTTAGCTATGTTGATGCTGTtttcataatatcataaaagaaaataagACAGCACCCTGCACCTGCCTTTTTAATACTTTCTGAAAATTTCTAGAGGACCTTTGACATTTCGTATTCTTTTTTGCCTTAAAGCAACTTCATATTACAGGATCTGTACGTCAAAACATATTATTCGGCAAGCCATTCGACAAAGCGAGATACATGGAAGTTTGCAAGGTGTGCGCACTCGAGAGAGACATATCCATGTTCCCGCATGGAGACAAAACTATTATGGGGGAGCGAGGAGTATCCCTTAGTGGTGGTCAGAGAGCCAGAATAAATCTAGCAAGAGCTGTTTACAAGGATGTAAGTTAATATGAGAGGACTGAAAATGAGGcagtttaaaactttaaactaaGTTTTAAAGAGCATTTAAAGACTACTGTATATTAAATACTGAgaaaagtttaataattatgCCATCTCTATATTTCAGGCTGACATATATTTATTGGACGACCCACTATCTGCAGTCGATACGCATGTTGCAAGGCACATATTTGAAAACTGCATTAAAAAGTAAccatcattttatatttttatacttatatagtATTTGATTGTATAAGTCCCATAAATTCGTTAGCTTTCTCTTAAGCTCAAGTTGAGGAAACTAGTAGTTTAGCCTGAGGTTTAGAGATCTTCAATCAAGTCATAAATAAGATGTTTATATaaccaaataaataaacttaaattaaaaactgtTAACAGATATTTAAACGACAAGACTGTTGTGCTTGTAACACATCAACTCCAATTTATCAAGTCAGTGGATCAAATTCTAATATTCAACAATGGAAATATCCTTGCACAGGGCAAGCTTGATGAATTAGACGTAAGCATAAAACAGTATCTAagaataagtattatataaagaaacatcaattaaaaaagtaatattccCTATAAAATTTTACTGAGACTGCTAAATTTTTAAATGCAGAGCAAAGAACTGGCCATCATTCAAACGATTCAATACCACCCTCAAGAACCACGAACAGAGAAACTAGCAGGCAGTTTGAGTAAAATCACATTAGCCCCTACTACTTCGGTTTGGTCGCGATGGTCCATGATGTTTGACATCAAAGTAAGAAttaagtagataataaaaagCATTAAGCAACAAAAAAATGCATCCACTACGGATATCCAAGAAGACGGTTAAATAGTAATAGGAAATACCAAAGAGCACTTTGCTGTTTGATCAGTTGATGTTAATGTTAATGATAAAGAACATGTAATATAACaaagagtaaaataataaaatttcctTAGATGTAGAAGAGCTGTGAATGTTCAAAGCTTGCGATACTTACCTACTTCTATTTAACAATTTCTGTTAAAGGACCAAAAAAAGATAGGCGAAGCTCAAACTGAAGGAAGGGTGGACGGATCTGTATACAAGAAGTACTTTTTAGCGGACTCGCCTTGCTGCTATGTGCTTTTTGTGGTGTTCATGTTTCTTTTAGCGCAGTTCTTCGCGAGTGCTAGTGATTATTGGATCAGTCGTTGGTATGtgataaaatatctttatttactCATTTGGTAACTCTTCGTTGACATGCGGGTAATCGATATTATTTACATGAAAGGTAACGTATACTTGGTGGCTTCCGAATTTATCAAAAATGTTGCAGAAGAGTAGCAATCCTGAACTATTTATTGATGATCGGTGATGTAGAGCTGCTTATGCGAGGAGTAATATTGCAGAGTATTGGGGACTTACGACAAAGCTTCCTTTTCCGtgcaaataaaatgtaaactagACTAAAATACTTCTTTCAGGAGTATCGCCGAAGACCACCTAACAGGCGATGCCACGATGGACTACATTCTTTGGTCACAATACGGACTAAGTCGGGATTATTTCGCCCTAATATTTGGTATATTAACTATTGCAACGGTCATCGTCGCTTTGATAAGAGCTATATTCTTCTTCTCGCTCTGCATGAAGTCTTCGATAAAGTAAGAATACATTCCCGTTACCTACACTTATGCAGTTGTCACAGTTACTATCTGAGAATGCAAAATTATATTTAGAAGTTTCAGACTCTATGAAGCGTTTACGATATTTAGAGCACAGAGACGTAGCTCCTTAGCTGCAAAGTCGAGGCACTGCTACGCAACAGACCAATTTAGTCTACCCTTATATTTAAGACTTTAGAACCATAATTCCGGAACATTTCAATGAAGCCGAGAGTCAAGACTAAAGACGTACCTATCCTGAGATAGATTTGTTGTTCACAGATTGCACGATAACATGTTCGACTGCGTTTCAAATGCACCAATGAGTTTCTTCCACAGCAATCCCTCGGGACGGATCCTGAACCGCTTTAGCAAAGATATGGGCTCCGTCGATGAATACTTGCCTCAGGCTATGCTGGACTGTGTTCAGGTAAATGCTGATGTTTCTACTCTTACAGCGCTGTATTTTCTTTTCGCGACTTATGGTTAACCTGCTTAAACTGCTCGGAATTCAAATACAACTGGAGCAAGGACGACTTGTACCCAGTGGATCTCGGTCACCAGAATTTGGCCCATTACTTTTTTACTAACGCAAATTTAATTtcagataattttaaatttaatgggCGTGATTTTGGTAATATTGATAACGGAAGTAATATTTTTGGTACCGATAGCAGCTACGTTGTTGATATTTTATGCCTTTCGCCTGGTATATATCAGAACTTCAAGTGCTATTAAACGTTTGGAGGGAATAAGTATGAGC encodes the following:
- the LOC121729571 gene encoding probable multidrug resistance-associated protein lethal(2)03659 — protein: MDTDPKQRRKMNPRFKANLFSALTFGWTLETFIMGYSRDIKEEDLYAPLPEHRSDVLGDALENAWKEEVESSSQIINKIPSLRKVLCKVFGAELLLYGLILAAMEFIIRLQQPLFLGLLLRYYSPTQELFNRTVSHSYLNRLYKYYDETQHSSPISWWEAVFFSLGVVFCSMVNVMVQHPFMMGAMHIGMKMRVGICSLIYRKTLRVNLRAMSETRGGSVVNLLANDVNRFDTGPLFIHYLWIGPIETLIVTFYIYRELGMPAVYGVCMILIVMPFQTYLGFKTAYFRRKTAQKSDERVRLMEEIIMGIEVIKMYTWEQPFRKVIDSVRREEIRYIKLTSYIRGIVMSFIMFTSRFSIFITVLLYVMYVQRITVESVFFLTCFYNIIKQTMTLYFPQAVGQIAELDVAVQRIRDFLISEECLLPYRKDSTITHMKSKPKRPKKRVTISENPKLGHTQKASTSKYKLKEEETDQKDIAIKLQNASSRWLKSSSKDDVANVTLNIYQKSLTIVIGAVGSGKSTLLHMMLKELPCLKGSVEVLGNVSYASQDPWLFVGSVRQNILFGKPFDKARYMEVCKVCALERDISMFPHGDKTIMGERGVSLSGGQRARINLARAVYKDADIYLLDDPLSAVDTHVARHIFENCIKKYLNDKTVVLVTHQLQFIKSVDQILIFNNGNILAQGKLDELDSKELAIIQTIQYHPQEPRTEKLAGSLSKITLAPTTSVWSRWSMMFDIKDQKKIGEAQTEGRVDGSVYKKYFLADSPCCYVLFVVFMFLLAQFFASASDYWISRWSIAEDHLTGDATMDYILWSQYGLSRDYFALIFGILTIATVIVALIRAIFFFSLCMKSSIKLHDNMFDCVSNAPMSFFHSNPSGRILNRFSKDMGSVDEYLPQAMLDCVQIILNLMGVILVILITEVIFLVPIAATLLIFYAFRLVYIRTSSAIKRLEGITKSPVFGHVNATLLGLPTIRSFEAEILLVKEFDRHQDLHSAAWYLFITTSRSFGYFLDVVCLLFIFCVTFSYIMKTDFEGSCAGLVITQSISLTGVFQWGMRQSAEMENQMTSVERVLEYTQIPRETALTTKSQTKAPENWPSEGAISFENLSLKYTPDGNEVLHKLNLDILPQEKIGIVGRTGAGKSSIIQALFRLAYLEGAILIDGVDIATIRLEDLRQKISIIPQEPVLFSGTMRKNLDPFDQYSDDVLLNALEKVELLDELNLTDALYKKVSDCGSNFSVGERQLVCLARAIVNNARILLLDEATANVDAQTDALIQTAIRQHFRACTVLTVAHRLNTVIDSDKILVLDGGHLMEYDHPHLLLQNRQGHFRKMVAETGPAMAQILQAMAAESYKKSKTQN